A single genomic interval of Arthrobacter globiformis harbors:
- a CDS encoding AraC family transcriptional regulator — MVEAQSDNMWKRQVGGELVSSIVAESASANVEIIRRRSKGPISWSFQQPRPALFWFRSGVESLHLVIDGEKVDNKVNPRHDLGLIPAVHQVVGEFEVSEYVDYVVAFLDVNRLDHDLPGVFSRAVVGFGHPSIRRSLAGLASEAVHQDPYFDLYAEGWALQTLAQLARMSRTSPRRGDEYFGGLSALNLRVVREFVSAHRAESLTVAKLAALCDLSPRHFLRAFKQSTGLSPMRYIIETRTEEAKRRLAGSNASVTTIAWESGFTHSQHFTTRFKKETGMSPSEFRLLARGEREDRAL; from the coding sequence GTGGTTGAAGCACAGTCCGACAACATGTGGAAGCGACAGGTAGGAGGCGAACTTGTCTCTTCGATAGTCGCGGAAAGCGCCAGCGCCAACGTAGAGATCATTCGTCGGAGGTCCAAAGGTCCGATCAGTTGGAGTTTCCAACAGCCACGCCCCGCACTGTTCTGGTTTCGCAGCGGTGTGGAAAGTCTGCACCTCGTCATCGACGGGGAAAAGGTCGACAACAAGGTCAATCCCAGGCACGATCTCGGCCTGATACCAGCGGTTCACCAAGTCGTCGGTGAATTCGAGGTCAGCGAATACGTCGACTATGTGGTCGCATTTCTTGACGTCAATAGGCTCGACCACGACCTTCCGGGGGTCTTCTCTCGGGCGGTTGTTGGTTTCGGTCATCCGAGCATTCGTCGAAGTCTTGCCGGACTAGCCTCCGAGGCCGTCCATCAGGATCCTTACTTCGACTTGTACGCCGAGGGTTGGGCGCTGCAAACCCTGGCGCAGCTCGCCCGGATGAGCAGAACATCGCCTCGCCGGGGAGACGAGTACTTCGGCGGATTGAGTGCTCTCAATCTTCGCGTCGTCCGGGAGTTCGTGAGTGCTCACCGTGCGGAGTCGCTGACCGTCGCCAAATTGGCCGCGTTGTGCGACCTGAGCCCGCGACATTTCCTGCGTGCGTTCAAGCAGAGCACGGGGCTGTCGCCGATGCGATATATCATCGAGACGAGAACCGAAGAGGCGAAGCGACGCCTCGCGGGCTCGAACGCGAGCGTCACGACGATTGCCTGGGAGAGCGGTTTCACCCATTCGCAGCATTTCACGACACGGTTCAAGAAAGAGACGGGAATGTCGCCGAGCGAATTTCGACTACTCGCCCGCGGTGAACGCGAAGACAGGGCCTTGTGA
- a CDS encoding helix-turn-helix domain-containing protein: MRESETPRAEQPVRTVDASSAATSSADHQHRRERELHSLYATARSLTALVDVDTVLASIVRHARDLIGTDVTYLSVFDEGRTALTLRAVDGSLSPAFRSAHVPANTGVGGRVVQTQAAVWVKNYLADDSLVHDADFDRVLRAEGIMALLGVPLRKGQEVFGILYAADRIERPFGIDEVALLSAFADHAAVALQNARLYEESKRALADLRDAYATIERSEHMHDALTRVVLTGGGAGEVAELLAASLGGTVAIYDRDNQLVVNTSAADEQPSFPSKDLASTLEDSRRSGRCVTSTDSAGAHHTIAPILAGDAYLGLVVQSAPSHLFDAEQRALERAGQILALLTLKQNALVEAQERVRGELLADVITSLRPYSAELLARANSRGLPAGRVNAVVIVACEVIQPGALVRQLHTVAGEWPALVGLHQGKATMVLDTQDVNKATAAVHRSLRASLRAPVIVSAAAVQATHQSLQRPFEIASRCIKILRRLGIEDRAVSASQLGVYALAFDPDRGDDLQQFLTETLGPLLDYDAQRNSDLVQTLAAYFNNSTNLTKTSEALHVHLNTLVKRLNRISSVIGPDWQEPPRALPLQLAAQLSMLTRSEGKA, translated from the coding sequence ATGAGAGAGTCAGAAACACCACGGGCCGAGCAGCCGGTGCGCACAGTGGATGCCTCATCAGCCGCTACCAGCAGCGCTGACCACCAGCATCGGCGTGAACGCGAACTGCACAGTTTGTATGCGACCGCCCGCTCCCTCACAGCGTTGGTCGATGTCGATACCGTGCTGGCTTCGATCGTGCGGCACGCCCGCGACCTTATCGGAACAGACGTCACCTACCTTTCTGTTTTCGATGAAGGCAGAACGGCACTGACCTTGCGCGCGGTGGACGGTTCGCTGTCGCCGGCCTTTCGCTCGGCACACGTCCCGGCGAACACCGGTGTCGGCGGCCGGGTTGTTCAGACACAAGCGGCGGTGTGGGTAAAGAACTATCTCGCCGACGATTCCCTGGTCCATGACGCGGACTTCGACAGAGTCCTGCGGGCCGAAGGCATAATGGCGCTGCTAGGGGTGCCGCTCCGGAAGGGCCAGGAGGTCTTTGGGATACTCTACGCAGCCGACCGTATCGAACGACCCTTCGGTATCGACGAGGTAGCCCTGCTCAGCGCCTTTGCCGATCACGCGGCTGTGGCGCTTCAAAACGCACGGCTATATGAGGAAAGCAAACGCGCCTTGGCTGACCTTCGTGACGCATACGCAACGATCGAACGCTCTGAACATATGCACGACGCCCTGACAAGAGTCGTGTTGACAGGCGGCGGGGCCGGGGAAGTTGCCGAACTTTTGGCAGCCTCGTTAGGAGGCACTGTTGCGATCTACGACCGTGACAATCAGCTCGTGGTCAACACCAGCGCGGCAGACGAGCAGCCCTCCTTTCCTTCGAAGGATCTCGCCTCGACACTGGAAGACAGCCGTCGGAGTGGCCGCTGCGTGACCTCCACCGACTCCGCTGGCGCGCACCACACTATCGCCCCCATCCTGGCCGGTGATGCCTATCTTGGGCTTGTGGTGCAATCGGCCCCATCCCATTTATTCGACGCAGAGCAGCGCGCTCTGGAGCGGGCCGGACAGATCCTGGCACTCTTGACCCTGAAACAGAATGCACTGGTGGAAGCGCAAGAGCGCGTCCGGGGCGAGTTGCTGGCCGATGTGATCACCTCCTTGCGGCCCTACAGTGCCGAGCTCCTCGCGCGGGCCAACTCGCGGGGCCTGCCGGCAGGTCGGGTCAATGCCGTGGTAATCGTTGCCTGCGAGGTTATTCAGCCTGGCGCGCTCGTTCGCCAACTCCATACCGTGGCTGGAGAATGGCCCGCGCTGGTGGGCCTTCATCAGGGAAAAGCCACGATGGTTCTGGACACCCAGGACGTCAACAAGGCGACGGCAGCAGTGCATCGGTCGCTTCGCGCAAGCCTGAGGGCGCCAGTCATCGTCAGTGCAGCTGCCGTGCAAGCCACTCACCAAAGTCTGCAACGCCCTTTCGAGATCGCATCAAGGTGCATCAAAATCCTTCGCCGCCTCGGCATCGAAGACCGGGCCGTTTCTGCAAGTCAGCTGGGTGTCTATGCCTTGGCCTTCGACCCCGACCGCGGGGACGATCTGCAACAATTCCTCACCGAGACGCTGGGGCCGTTGCTCGACTACGACGCACAACGGAACTCCGACCTCGTGCAGACCCTCGCCGCATACTTCAACAATTCAACCAATCTAACCAAGACGTCAGAAGCCCTGCACGTGCACCTCAATACGTTGGTCAAACGCCTGAACCGGATCAGTTCCGTGATCGGACCGGACTGGCAGGAGCCCCCCAGGGCTCTGCCCCTGCAGCTCGCCGCCCAGTTGAGCATGCTGACCCGAAGCGAAGGCAAAGCATAA
- a CDS encoding tautomerase family protein gives MPVIDCKNRAGLSLETKARLAEEITTEVRNVIKSPTDLISVTFADLPAESTYRSGQSTDDTLIFCHIRKGRSDEAINRLLAAVSATWAKITDTSEDNIELLVAEYPAKFTLRGGVPLPEPPIV, from the coding sequence ATGCCCGTAATCGACTGCAAGAATCGTGCAGGCCTATCTCTTGAGACGAAAGCCCGACTCGCCGAGGAGATCACCACAGAGGTTCGCAACGTCATCAAGTCACCGACGGACCTGATCAGTGTGACGTTTGCCGACCTCCCTGCCGAAAGCACCTACAGGTCAGGGCAGTCAACCGATGACACCCTGATCTTCTGCCACATCCGCAAGGGGCGTAGCGACGAGGCAATCAACCGACTCCTGGCTGCGGTCAGTGCGACATGGGCGAAAATCACGGACACCTCCGAAGACAACATCGAGCTGCTGGTGGCCGAATACCCGGCAAAGTTCACGCTCCGCGGAGGGGTACCGCTGCCTGAGCCGCCGATCGTGTAG
- a CDS encoding response regulator transcription factor, producing MRRAGKRRLASSVLRVARDLYDSLGAATYVDRCDRELKATGLDVGNLPDPSGAVLAAVTRPQVQLTAKEQAVAELVAAGATNKEAARALFLAEKTVQYHLIRIYGKLGIRSRSELAARFRLTD from the coding sequence ATGCGACGGGCTGGCAAAAGGCGCCTGGCCTCCTCAGTGCTTCGGGTGGCAAGGGATCTCTACGATTCCCTGGGCGCGGCTACTTATGTGGACAGATGCGACCGGGAGCTGAAGGCGACAGGTCTTGACGTTGGCAACCTGCCCGACCCTTCTGGCGCCGTGCTCGCTGCCGTAACGCGTCCGCAGGTCCAGCTCACGGCCAAGGAGCAGGCCGTGGCCGAACTCGTAGCGGCCGGGGCCACCAACAAGGAGGCTGCGCGCGCCCTGTTTTTGGCCGAGAAGACTGTGCAGTACCATCTAATCCGCATCTACGGGAAGCTGGGGATCCGCTCCCGCAGTGAACTTGCGGCACGGTTCCGCCTCACGGACTGA
- a CDS encoding LysR substrate-binding domain-containing protein, whose protein sequence is MEIRQLNYFIAVAEERHFGRAAKRLHMAQPPLSQQIRQLEEQLGVRLLNRTTRRVELTAAGQELLNRGRQIVNAVGTLRADVYQVGQGAAGVLRVGFSGSATYGVMPPIVRRAKQVLPGLSLELHGEMLTPAMEAGLRDGTLDAALLRPPLASQEIDYHVVRREPLIVALPSFSALAVDRPLAVRELQDQEFVAYPPESVLYRTTAGICRPAGFQPRIAQVISETPTMLSFVAAGGGIAIIPASIRALQLEGVVYRDIEEAPEVELAVAWRRDDRSALLQSFLDVVRAATAGLPNPAPTPPGSL, encoded by the coding sequence ATGGAGATCAGGCAGCTCAACTACTTTATTGCCGTTGCGGAGGAACGCCACTTTGGCCGTGCCGCCAAACGCCTGCACATGGCCCAGCCGCCCCTGTCCCAGCAAATCCGTCAGCTGGAGGAACAGCTGGGTGTGCGGTTGCTGAATCGCACTACACGCAGGGTAGAACTCACCGCAGCCGGACAGGAATTGCTGAACCGGGGGCGGCAGATCGTCAACGCGGTCGGAACGCTCCGCGCCGATGTCTACCAGGTTGGGCAGGGCGCGGCCGGTGTGCTGCGTGTGGGCTTCTCCGGCTCGGCTACATACGGGGTTATGCCCCCGATCGTCCGCCGCGCCAAGCAGGTACTTCCGGGGCTATCGCTCGAGCTGCACGGCGAGATGCTTACCCCGGCTATGGAGGCAGGACTTCGGGATGGCACCCTCGACGCGGCGCTGCTGCGCCCGCCCCTCGCATCCCAGGAGATCGATTACCACGTTGTGAGGCGCGAGCCGCTGATCGTAGCGTTACCCTCCTTCAGCGCTCTTGCCGTAGACCGACCATTGGCCGTGCGCGAACTTCAAGACCAGGAGTTTGTCGCCTACCCGCCGGAGTCGGTGCTCTACCGAACCACCGCAGGCATCTGCCGCCCGGCCGGTTTCCAGCCACGGATCGCCCAAGTGATCAGTGAGACCCCCACGATGCTCTCATTTGTGGCTGCCGGTGGTGGTATTGCCATCATTCCAGCCAGCATCCGCGCCCTTCAGCTTGAGGGCGTGGTCTATCGCGATATCGAAGAAGCCCCCGAGGTGGAGCTGGCCGTCGCTTGGCGGCGTGACGACCGGTCAGCGCTGCTCCAAAGTTTTCTCGACGTCGTTCGCGCTGCGACTGCAGGACTCCCTAATCCTGCTCCCACCCCTCCCGGTTCCCTATGA
- a CDS encoding MFS transporter: protein MAQPQTVIAEDPRKEARTANWVAFVICAALLFDGYDLVVYGTVLPGLLADPSQIGAFDAAAAGLLGSWALVGVLVGSLICGAVGDFFGRRRLILLGIAWFSAGMFITALTTTVTAFGAMRFITGVGLGIILATAGATMAEFAPAGRRQFYNAIVYSGVPAGGVFASVMGIMLLNNIGWRGLFMIGALPLVLLLPIAWFKLPESPRWLLARGREEEAQAAAQRTGVSLIEEQVIRQIGAAPQKTGFAAVFSKQFAVASVLLGLMSFSGLLLTYGLNTWLPKIMEGYGYGRTYALFFPLALNLGAVAGGLLLSRFADKAGPQRVIAGTFVLATITLVLMTFGFPLPMLFLCIAIAGVGTLGTQVLVYGFQSNYFTTNARAAGVAWCASVGRLGGILGPIIGGWLAAAGIGGATAFYIYGGVALLGAIVTVLVPHQRKLEEAGHRAEEIVEHSTEGDLSSAPPVRL, encoded by the coding sequence ATGGCTCAGCCCCAAACCGTCATCGCCGAAGACCCGCGCAAAGAGGCGCGCACCGCAAACTGGGTGGCCTTCGTCATCTGCGCCGCACTTTTATTCGATGGCTACGACCTTGTCGTATACGGCACCGTCCTGCCGGGACTGCTTGCCGACCCAAGTCAGATTGGCGCCTTCGATGCCGCCGCAGCTGGCCTCTTGGGCTCGTGGGCGCTTGTTGGCGTGTTGGTCGGGTCGCTGATCTGCGGCGCGGTCGGCGACTTTTTCGGCCGCCGCCGACTCATACTCCTGGGCATCGCCTGGTTCTCGGCAGGCATGTTCATCACGGCCCTGACCACTACCGTCACGGCCTTCGGCGCCATGCGCTTCATCACCGGCGTGGGCCTCGGCATCATCCTTGCCACCGCAGGCGCCACCATGGCTGAATTTGCGCCGGCCGGCCGGCGTCAGTTCTACAACGCGATCGTCTACTCCGGTGTCCCCGCCGGCGGCGTGTTCGCCTCCGTCATGGGCATTATGCTCCTCAATAACATCGGATGGCGCGGACTCTTCATGATCGGCGCCCTCCCCCTCGTCCTGCTCCTGCCCATCGCTTGGTTCAAGCTCCCAGAGTCCCCGCGCTGGCTGCTGGCCCGCGGCCGTGAGGAGGAGGCCCAGGCTGCTGCGCAGCGGACCGGCGTTTCGCTCATTGAAGAACAGGTCATTCGGCAGATAGGCGCCGCCCCGCAGAAGACCGGCTTCGCGGCTGTGTTCTCCAAACAGTTCGCCGTGGCTTCTGTTCTTCTGGGTTTGATGTCTTTCTCGGGCCTGCTGCTGACCTACGGCTTGAACACGTGGCTGCCGAAAATCATGGAGGGATACGGCTACGGGCGAACGTACGCCCTGTTCTTCCCCTTGGCGTTGAACCTCGGCGCTGTGGCGGGAGGTTTGCTGCTCTCGCGCTTCGCTGACAAGGCGGGCCCTCAGCGGGTCATTGCGGGCACCTTCGTGCTGGCCACTATCACCCTGGTGCTTATGACTTTCGGCTTCCCTCTGCCGATGTTGTTCCTGTGCATCGCCATCGCCGGAGTGGGCACCCTCGGCACCCAGGTGCTGGTTTACGGGTTCCAGTCCAACTACTTCACCACCAACGCCAGGGCGGCCGGGGTGGCCTGGTGTGCGAGTGTGGGCCGCCTGGGCGGTATTTTGGGCCCAATCATCGGCGGCTGGTTGGCTGCTGCAGGAATCGGCGGGGCTACCGCGTTCTATATCTATGGCGGCGTCGCCCTGCTGGGTGCGATCGTAACGGTTTTGGTCCCCCACCAGCGCAAGCTGGAAGAAGCCGGGCACAGGGCCGAGGAAATCGTGGAGCACTCCACGGAAGGGGACCTCAGCAGCGCTCCTCCAGTCCGCCTCTGA